Proteins co-encoded in one Nicotiana sylvestris chromosome 7, ASM39365v2, whole genome shotgun sequence genomic window:
- the LOC104222757 gene encoding organic cation/carnitine transporter 4-like, whose protein sequence is MSNLLDGGDLRSPLIPSAVDEYSKPKKVTMDQMFEKYCGEFGWWQLRHFLLTSMAWALEGIHTMVMIFSDREPGWRCTTSRGCGSTAKSVCELEPGSWEWFGGIGNSTVSEFGLICGQKYRVGLVQALFFAGCMIGAGVFGHLSDSKLGRKGSLTIVCILNAIFGCLTAFSSDYWTYTLFRFLSGFSTGGTGLCAFVLATEPIGQCWRGVAGMSTFYFFSTGIASLSAIAYFFQSWRSLYIASSVPALLFVILILPFLHESPRWFLVRGKVDEAMKIMHKIAISNGKHLPDGVILAVDSEVNNDDDALHSQSESKLEPDTNEALNGSLLDVLRSPLTRFRLFLAVIINFFVSVVYYGLSLNAVNLGTNLYVNVALNAMAEMPAYFLTALLLDKLGRKPLAIWTMWFSGAFCLAGSLMKGYGAWKIIRMVCGVIGIFFMAGTYNLLYVYSMELFPTVVRNAALGCATQASQMGAILAPLVVVLGGGVPFAVFAACGIAGGLLVIYLPETLNRPLYDTMAGMEEAEAEKPCILA, encoded by the exons ATGTCAAATTTACTAGATGGTGGTGACCTCCGGTCACCGCTCATCCCTTCGGCTGTGGACGAATATTCAAAACCGAAAAAAGTAACGATGGATCAAATGTTTGAAAAATATTGCGGAGAGTTTGGGTGGTGGCAGTTGAGGCATTTCTTGCTAACGAGCATGGCTTGGGCTCTAGAGGGGATCCACACCATGGTTATGATTTTTTCGGATCGTGAACCAGGTTGGCGGTGTACGACGAGCCGCGGGTGCGGTTCAACGGCTAAAAGTGTGTGCGAGCTTGAGCCAGGGTCTTGGGAATGGTTCGGTGGAATTGGAAATTCTACGGTGTCGGAGTTTGGATTGATATGTGGACAAAAATACAGAGTTGGACTTGTCCAAGCTTTATTTTTCGCTGGCTGCATGATCG GTGCTGGTGTATTTGGACATCTCTCAGACTCCAAATTGGGAAGAAAAGGCTCCCTCACAATCGTTTGCATTTTAAACGCCATCTTTGGTTGTCTAACAGCATTCTCGTCGGACTACTGGACTTATACCTTATTCCGCTTTCTTTCCGGTTTCAGTACTGGTGGCACTGGCCTTTGTGCTTTTGTTCTTGCCACTGAACCCATTGGCCAGTGCTGGCGCGGCGTAGCAGGAATGTCCACATTCTATTTTTTCTCTACTGGAATAGCCTCTCTCTCTGCCATTGCTTATTTCTTCCAATCGTGGCGCTCTCTCTACATTGCTTCTTCTGTTCCAGCTCTTCTGTTTGTTATCCTCATACTTCCTTTCCTCCACGAGTCACCTCGTTGGTTCCTCGTTAGAGGAAAAGTAGATGAAGCCATGAAAATTATGCATAAAATTGCTATTTCCAATGGCAAACACCTTCCTGATGGCGTTATTCTTGCCGTCGACAGCGAAGTGAATAATGACGATGATGCTCTTCATTCTCAATCCGAATCAAAGCTGGAGCCCGATACCAACGAAGCGTTAAATGGATCCCTATTAGATGTACTAAGGTCTCCTCTAACGCGGTTTCGGTTGTTCTTAGCTGTGATTATTAATTTCTTTGTTTCAGTTGTCTATTACGGGTTGAGTTTGAACGCTGTCAACCTTGGAACCAATCTTTACGTCAACGTTGCCCTTAACGCAATGGCTGAAATGCCTGCCTATTTTTTAACCGCATTATTGTTGGATAAGCTCGGTAGAAAGCCATTAGCAATATGGACAATGTGGTTCAGCGGCGCTTTTTGCTTAGCAGGAAGCTTAATGAAAGGTTACGGAGCATGGAAAATCATTCGAATGGTGTGTGGAGTTATAGGTATATTTTTTATGGCTGGGACTTATAATTTGTTGTATGTGTATTCGATGGAGTTATTTCCAACTGTGGTGAGAAATGCAGCATTAGGATGTGCAACTCAGGCGTCGCAAATGGGGGCAATTTTGGCACCCCTTGTGGTTGTTTTAGGGGGTGGCGTACCATTTGCAGTGTTTGCAGCTTGTGGGATAGCTGGTGGGTTACTGGTAATTTACCTGCCTGAGACCTTAAATAGGCCATTATATGATACTATGGCTGGAATGGAAGAAGCAGAGGCAGAAAAACCATGTATTCTTGCTTAA